One region of Candidatus Binatia bacterium genomic DNA includes:
- a CDS encoding secondary thiamine-phosphate synthase enzyme YjbQ produces the protein MRSFRKTLAMNVGQRMDFVNITDEVEAAVRESGVSEGLCLVNAMHITASVFINDDEPGLHEDYKRWLETLAPFDASPDRYRHNRTGEDNGDAHHKRQIMGREVVVAITEGKLDFGPWEQIFYGEFDGKRTKRVLIKIVGE, from the coding sequence GTGCGCAGCTTTCGGAAAACTCTGGCGATGAACGTCGGGCAGCGGATGGACTTCGTGAACATCACGGACGAAGTCGAGGCTGCGGTACGGGAAAGCGGCGTGAGCGAAGGGCTTTGCCTGGTCAACGCCATGCACATTACGGCTAGCGTGTTCATCAACGACGACGAGCCCGGACTGCACGAGGACTACAAGCGCTGGCTCGAGACCCTGGCCCCGTTCGATGCGAGCCCCGACCGGTACCGTCACAACCGCACCGGCGAGGACAACGGAGATGCGCATCACAAGCGGCAGATCATGGGGCGCGAGGTGGTGGTCGCCATCACCGAAGGCAAACTCGATTTCGGGCCGTGGGAACAGATCTTCTACGGTGAGTTCGACGGCAAGCGCACGAAACGGGTGCTGATCAAGATCGTCGGCGAGTGA
- a CDS encoding LLM class F420-dependent oxidoreductase: MNIGKVGIWTFVLDLQPSAKAREAAAEIEQLGFGALWIPEAMGREAFTSAAVLLGATRKIVVATGIANMWARDAMAMASAQKTLCEAFDNRFLLGIGVSHAPLVGMRGHDYSKPLSAMRTYLDAMDAAPFMAWPPAEPPQRIIAALAPKMLELARDRALGSHPYFVPPEHTSVARRILGSGPLLAPEQAVVLETDPGKARTIGRTHMSTYLGLPNYVNNLKRLGFTDDDIGNGGSDRLVDAIVAWGTIDDVVRRVKAHHDAGADHVCIQVLEEDPRAVPLRQWRELAAALL; encoded by the coding sequence ATGAACATCGGGAAAGTTGGGATTTGGACGTTCGTACTGGACCTGCAGCCATCCGCGAAAGCACGGGAGGCGGCGGCGGAGATCGAGCAGTTGGGCTTCGGGGCACTGTGGATCCCCGAGGCGATGGGGCGAGAAGCATTCACCAGCGCGGCGGTACTGCTCGGGGCGACTCGAAAGATCGTTGTTGCCACCGGCATCGCGAATATGTGGGCACGCGACGCCATGGCGATGGCGTCGGCGCAGAAGACGCTCTGTGAGGCCTTCGACAACCGCTTCCTGCTCGGCATCGGCGTCAGCCACGCACCGCTGGTCGGCATGCGCGGACACGATTACTCGAAGCCCCTCTCCGCGATGCGCACTTACCTCGACGCGATGGATGCGGCGCCGTTCATGGCGTGGCCGCCGGCCGAACCGCCGCAGCGTATCATTGCGGCGTTGGCGCCGAAGATGCTCGAGCTGGCAAGGGACAGAGCGCTCGGTTCCCATCCGTACTTCGTGCCGCCCGAGCACACGAGCGTAGCGCGGCGCATTCTCGGATCGGGCCCGCTGCTGGCGCCGGAACAGGCGGTCGTGCTCGAGACAGACCCGGGCAAGGCCCGCACCATCGGGCGGACCCACATGTCGACCTATCTCGGCCTGCCCAACTATGTGAATAACCTGAAACGCCTCGGCTTTACCGACGACGACATCGGCAATGGCGGTAGCGACAGGCTGGTAGATGCGATTGTCGCCTGGGGGACGATCGATGACGTGGTCCGCCGGGTGAAGGCACACCATGACGCCGGCGCGGACCACGTATGCATCCAGGTGCTCGAAGAGGATCCGCGCGCCGTGCCGCTGCGGCAGTGGCGCGAACTGGCGGCCGCGCTGCTGTAA
- a CDS encoding aldehyde ferredoxin oxidoreductase family protein — protein sequence MIKGYAGRVLEVDLANRTSTFKPLDEETARLYIGGKGYGTRLLYDLTEPGIDPLGPDNPLIFATGPLNGSVAPQSNRFAVVCKSPLTGGIGNAACGGSLAYGLKRAGIDVLIVQRQSATPVRLVIDGDRDAVQFIDAADLWGKGTYATQEALGKKHYHAVIGPAGEHLVRYAGIVSNERMAGRTGVGAVMGSKRLKAISANGTRKLEMDDPERFKEYTKWVREMFRDHPVLGGTLTRCGTANIVNTTNARNIIPTHNFKYGHFPEAMNLSGEYLADHEIVGVKSSCIHCPVTCGHDVMVDGVGRVKGPEYETLGLMGTNLEIPDVKNVTEWSYLADDLGMDTISLGCVLGFAMELQERGMLNAGLRFGDPGGVSDMIRDVAHRRGLGSDLAEGVKRMSEKYGGHEFAMHVKGLELSAYDPRGSFAQGVEYATTNRGGCHVQGASMYLESVGPLTINPQSLRLKADIPVLQQNLACAINSMVLCIFTTYGLMPRAVHELNPNSFTYKALTFALEHSGPMLRTVMGIKGKPMLWFEKWLTYITGTPLSGGHLQEIGARIFNLERMYNLREGKTSKEDTLPPRMLNEPTFPHMTAGHPLGQLLPRYYRLRGWDTNGVPTKRTLERLQVRV from the coding sequence ATGATCAAGGGATATGCCGGCCGCGTGCTGGAAGTGGATCTGGCGAACCGCACCTCCACGTTCAAGCCGCTCGACGAGGAGACGGCGCGGCTCTACATCGGCGGCAAGGGCTACGGCACCCGGCTGCTTTACGACCTGACCGAGCCGGGTATCGATCCGCTCGGGCCTGATAACCCGCTCATCTTCGCCACTGGGCCGCTCAACGGTTCGGTGGCGCCGCAGTCGAACCGCTTCGCCGTGGTGTGCAAGAGCCCGCTAACGGGAGGCATTGGCAATGCCGCGTGCGGTGGTTCGTTGGCGTACGGCTTGAAGCGCGCCGGCATCGACGTCCTGATCGTGCAGCGCCAGTCGGCGACGCCCGTGCGCCTGGTCATCGACGGCGACCGCGACGCCGTGCAGTTCATCGACGCCGCTGACCTCTGGGGCAAGGGGACGTACGCAACTCAGGAGGCGCTCGGCAAGAAGCATTACCACGCCGTCATCGGTCCGGCCGGCGAGCACCTGGTTCGCTACGCCGGCATCGTCTCCAACGAACGTATGGCGGGCCGCACGGGAGTCGGTGCGGTGATGGGCTCGAAGCGGTTGAAGGCGATCTCGGCCAACGGCACGCGCAAGCTCGAAATGGACGACCCGGAGCGGTTCAAGGAGTACACCAAATGGGTGCGCGAGATGTTCCGCGACCACCCGGTGCTCGGCGGTACGCTGACGCGCTGCGGGACGGCGAACATCGTCAACACCACCAACGCACGCAACATCATTCCGACGCACAACTTCAAGTACGGCCACTTCCCGGAGGCGATGAATCTCTCCGGCGAGTACCTCGCCGATCACGAGATCGTCGGCGTGAAGTCGAGCTGCATTCACTGTCCGGTGACCTGCGGCCACGACGTTATGGTTGACGGCGTCGGACGTGTGAAAGGCCCGGAGTACGAAACCCTCGGTCTGATGGGCACAAACCTCGAAATCCCGGATGTAAAGAACGTCACCGAGTGGAGCTATCTGGCTGACGATCTCGGGATGGACACCATCAGCCTCGGTTGCGTGCTCGGGTTCGCGATGGAGTTACAGGAGCGCGGCATGCTGAACGCCGGGCTCCGCTTCGGCGATCCGGGCGGGGTGAGCGACATGATCCGGGACGTCGCCCATCGCCGCGGTCTCGGCAGCGATCTCGCCGAGGGTGTCAAGCGCATGAGCGAGAAGTACGGTGGGCACGAGTTCGCCATGCACGTGAAGGGTCTCGAGCTGTCCGCCTACGACCCGCGGGGGTCCTTCGCCCAGGGGGTCGAGTACGCGACCACGAACCGTGGCGGCTGCCATGTTCAGGGCGCGAGCATGTACCTCGAATCGGTCGGGCCGCTGACGATTAACCCGCAGAGCCTGCGGCTCAAGGCTGACATCCCGGTGCTGCAGCAGAACCTCGCCTGTGCCATCAACTCCATGGTGCTCTGCATTTTCACCACGTACGGGCTCATGCCGAGGGCGGTACACGAGCTGAACCCCAACTCTTTCACCTACAAGGCGCTGACGTTCGCGCTCGAGCACAGCGGCCCGATGTTGCGGACGGTCATGGGTATCAAGGGCAAGCCGATGCTGTGGTTCGAGAAGTGGCTCACGTACATCACCGGCACGCCGTTGTCGGGTGGCCACCTGCAGGAAATCGGCGCGCGCATCTTCAACCTCGAACGCATGTACAACTTGAGAGAGGGAAAGACTTCCAAAGAGGACACGTTACCGCCGCGGATGTTGAATGAGCCGACGTTCCCGCACATGACCGCGGGGCATCCGCTGGGGCAGCTCCTGCCGCGCTACTACCGGCTACGCGGTTGGGACACCAACGGGGTGCCGACGAAACGCACGCTGGAGCGTTTGCAGGTGCGGGTGTAA
- a CDS encoding MoaD/ThiS family protein — protein MAVTVELTYDMSKALGVPRFEVDGAATVADVVRRTRERFGVRADEFEKLTRVAAVAINGVLANNRKGMRTPVTDGDRVSFLKAAAGG, from the coding sequence ATGGCGGTCACGGTCGAGCTCACCTACGACATGAGCAAGGCACTGGGGGTGCCTCGCTTCGAGGTTGACGGTGCGGCGACGGTGGCGGACGTCGTACGGCGCACGCGCGAGCGCTTCGGGGTGCGGGCCGACGAGTTCGAGAAGCTCACGAGGGTGGCGGCGGTGGCGATCAACGGCGTATTGGCCAACAACCGCAAGGGGATGCGCACCCCGGTCACCGACGGGGATCGGGTTTCTTTCCTGAAGGCAGCAGCCGGGGGTTGA